One window of the Prinia subflava isolate CZ2003 ecotype Zambia chromosome 1, Cam_Psub_1.2, whole genome shotgun sequence genome contains the following:
- the FERD3L gene encoding fer3-like protein, with product MSASLFPAHQRPGLLDELHGRAPQVPCPEGLLRTSVLDFVADLSLGSPQGAPGAGAGLGLCEVTAGPPFGDRVLSLREGMARGLPLAAFGNGDPEDEEEEEERMRSVSLLDRPRKKRVITYAQRQAANIRERKRMFNLNEAFDQLRKKVPTFAYEKRLSRIETLRLAIVYISFMTELLDGCSRQEAS from the coding sequence ATGTCAGCCAGCCTTTTCCCAGCCCACCAGCGCCCGGGGCTGCTGGATGAGCTGCACGGCAGAGCTCCGCAAGTGCCCTGCCCGGAGGGGCTGCTGCGCACCTCGGTGCTGGATTTCGTGGCCGAtctctccctgggcagcccccagggagcccccggggccggggcaggccTGGGGCTCTGCGAGGTCACCGCCGGGCCTCCCTTCGGGGACAGAGTCCTGTCGCTTCGGGAAGGGATGGCCCGGGGTTTGCCCCTGGCTGCTTTCGGAAATGGAGATCCCGAAGAcgaagaagaggaagaggaaaggatgCGCAGCGTTTCCCTGCTGGACAGACCTAGGAAAAAACGGGTCATCACCTACGCCCAGCGCCAGGCTGCCAACATACGCGAGAGGAAGAGGATGTTCAACCTCAACGAGGCCTTTGATCAGCTCAGGAAGAAGGTGCCCACCTTCGCCTACGAGAAGAGGCTCTCTCGGATAGAGACCTTGCGCCTGGCCATAGTGTACATCTCCTTCATGACTGAGCTCCTGGACGgatgcagcaggcaggaggcgAGCTAG
- the TWIST1 gene encoding twist-related protein 1: MMQQDESNSPVSPADDSLSNSEEEPDRQQLPNNKRGGRKRRSSRRSAGGAVGAADEPCSPAQGKRGKKCGAGGGGGGGGSSSGGGSPQSYEELQTQRVMANVRERQRTQSLNEAFAALRKIIPTLPSDKLSKIQTLKLAARYIDFLYQVLQSDELDSKMASCSYVAHERLSYAFSVWRMEGAWSMSASH, encoded by the coding sequence ATGATGCAGCAGGACGAGTCAAACTCGCCAGTCTCCCCCGCCGACGACAGCTTGAGCAACAGCGAAGAGGAGCCGGACCGGCAGCAGCTGCCCAACAACAAGAGAGGGGGGCGCAAGCGCCGCTCCAGCCGCCGCAGCGCCGGCGGCGCCGTCGGGGCCGCGGACGAGCCCTGCAGCCCGGCCCAAGGCAAGCGGGGCAAGAAgtgcggggcgggcgggggcggcgggggcggcggcagcagcagcggcggcggcagcccGCAGTCCTACGAGGAGCTGCAGACCCAGCGGGTCATGGCCAACGTGCGGGAGCGGCAGCGCACGCAGTCGCTGAACGAAGCCTTCGCCGCCCTGCGGAAGATCATCCCCACGCTGCCCTCGGACAAGCTGAGCAAGATCCAGACCCTCAAGCTGGCGGCCAGGTACATCGACTTCCTCTACCAGGTCTTACAGAGCGACGAGCTGGACTCCAAGATGGCAAGCTGCAGCTATGTGGCCCACGAGCGGCTCAGCTACGCCTTCTCGGTGTGGAGAATGGAGGGCGCCTGGTCCATGTCCGCATCCCACTAG